DNA sequence from the Bradyrhizobium sp. CIAT3101 genome:
TCGCGACGGCAACGATCAGGATTACGACAACAACGATAGCGGCAATATGGACCTGGCCGACGACAGCGATTTCGGCAATGACGACGGCGGCAGCGATTACGCCTGAGCAAGTCCGATCCGCAACGCAGAACGGCCGCCCAATGGGCGGCCGTTTTGTTTCGTGCGGCGGTCAGCCGCCCCAGTACGGATAGCGATTGCTGTATTCGTCCGGCGTCGAGGACGAGTACGGGACCGGGCGAGGAACATAGGCAAAGCCCTCAGCCGCGCGCGGCGTGAGCTGAGGGGCGAAGGTCTGGCCGGCAGGGGCGACATGGCGCCGATGATGCACGGTCCCCGCACTGGCCGAGGCGGTCAGAGCGACGAGAACACCCAAAGCCAAGATCGTACGCATCGCATTGCTCCTGTTGAGTAGCTATGCGCACCACATAGGACCAGGGCATGACCGCACCAATCCGCCGCTCCTTCACGACTGCTCACAACTGCGGCATCATTGATGCCGCAGGCCCTCACATCACCACGACCTTGGTGCCGACATTGACGCGGCCGTAGAGGTCGATGACGTCCTCGTTGCGCATGCGGATGCAGCCGGAGGAGACGTTGGTGCCGATGGTCCAGGGCTCGTTGGAGCCGTGGATGCGGTAGAGCGTCGAGCCGAGATACATCGCGCGCGCGCCGAGCGGGTTTTCCGGGCCGCCTTCCATATGCCGCGGCAGATCGGGACGGCGGGCGAGCATTTCCGCCGGCGGCGTCCAATCCGGCCATTCGCGCTTGGCGGTGATCGACTTCACGCCGCTCCAGGTGAAGCCCTCGCGTCCGACGCCGATGCCGTAGCGCATCGCCCGGCCGTTGCCCTCGACGAGATAGAGAAACTTGTTGTTGGAATCGACCACGATCGTGCCGGCACTTTCCTTGCCGCTATAGTCAACAAGTTGTTTCTCGAATTTCGGATCGAACGGACGCTGCCGCGGATCGATCGCCTCCTGCTGGTAGCTTGCGCCCTGCTGATATCCACCCTGCATCTGCGGCTCGCCCATCGGCGGCAGGCGGCGTGGATCGTTGTAGGCGGGCTGCTGCTGATAGATCGACTGCTGCGGCGCATAGGCCGGACCGCGGCCGGGCCCGTCGCCGAACAGGAACTCGATGAAGCCTCCGCCCATGTTGGCATTGGAGGCGACGCGCACCGGTGCCGGCGGGACATGCGGCTGGTAGAGCACCGCGGGCGGATCGTTCGGCACCGTATTGTCGAAAGCACTGGCGCGATCGGCGCCGGCAATGAAGGCGCAAGCGCTGCCAAGCAGCGCGACAGACATTTTCTTGAACATCGACGTACTCTGTACTGTTTCGTCTAGTTGCATTCGCCGCCGAACGCGATGGCTGTCCGCGTCCTCGACGTGGTCAATAAAGAGCAAACTCCGTTTCGTTTGGTAAACGCATCGGGCGTTTCGATTCACCACGTCGCGATCGGCGCGGCAATTCGGCGATCAGCGTTTATTTTCGATGAAGGGCGAAGCCTCATGGTTAATCGCCCGTTTGCATGCCGTCGCGCGCGGCCGCACAAGAGTTCCTGCTGTGAACCTCGTGTTAAATCGCTTCTGTCTACAAAGACGCGTGAGTGAGGTGGGGGGAGTTCCTGATGGCTGTTCACCGCAAGCGTTTTCGTGTCGAGGAT
Encoded proteins:
- a CDS encoding L,D-transpeptidase; protein product: MFKKMSVALLGSACAFIAGADRASAFDNTVPNDPPAVLYQPHVPPAPVRVASNANMGGGFIEFLFGDGPGRGPAYAPQQSIYQQQPAYNDPRRLPPMGEPQMQGGYQQGASYQQEAIDPRQRPFDPKFEKQLVDYSGKESAGTIVVDSNNKFLYLVEGNGRAMRYGIGVGREGFTWSGVKSITAKREWPDWTPPAEMLARRPDLPRHMEGGPENPLGARAMYLGSTLYRIHGSNEPWTIGTNVSSGCIRMRNEDVIDLYGRVNVGTKVVVM